The following coding sequences are from one Streptomyces venezuelae window:
- a CDS encoding DUF899 domain-containing protein, producing MGLPEIVTREEWLIAREELLAKEKAATRARDALNAERRGLPMVEVDKEYYFDGYDGKATLLDLFDGRDQLIVYHFMFAPEWDAGCRSCSGFLDQIGHLAHLRARNTNFVAVSRAPFTKLLTFKARMGWTVPWFSTNGGDFNYDFLASSAEEPHDVPAINCFLRYGDRIFHTYATFARGLDGIGSTTSLLDLTALGRQEEWEQPAGRASVFGAPAGSARVRYHDEYDD from the coding sequence ATGGGACTTCCGGAGATCGTCACGCGCGAGGAGTGGCTCATCGCGCGTGAGGAGCTGCTGGCCAAGGAGAAGGCCGCCACCCGCGCGCGCGACGCGCTCAACGCGGAGCGGCGGGGGCTGCCGATGGTCGAGGTCGACAAGGAGTACTACTTCGACGGATACGACGGGAAGGCCACCCTGCTCGACCTGTTCGACGGCAGGGACCAACTGATCGTCTACCACTTCATGTTCGCCCCGGAATGGGACGCGGGCTGCCGCAGCTGCTCAGGGTTCCTCGACCAGATCGGGCACCTCGCGCACCTGCGGGCCCGCAACACGAACTTCGTGGCCGTGTCCCGCGCGCCGTTCACCAAGCTGCTGACGTTCAAGGCGCGGATGGGCTGGACCGTGCCCTGGTTCTCGACGAACGGCGGTGACTTCAACTACGACTTCCTGGCGTCCTCGGCCGAGGAGCCGCACGACGTGCCCGCGATCAACTGTTTCCTGAGGTACGGCGACCGGATCTTCCACACGTATGCCACGTTCGCCCGCGGCCTGGACGGCATCGGCTCCACCACGAGCCTCCTCGACCTCACCGCGCTCGGCCGGCAGGAGGAGTGGGAACAGCCCGCGGGGCGCGCGTCGGTGTTCGGGGCGCCGGCGGGCAGCGCACGGGTCCGGTACCACGACGAGTACGACGACTGA
- a CDS encoding amidohydrolase — protein MTPPPAPGPAGFTAYGPDGPDGPDGPVGPERPAGPNSHEGPADLVITGCTALTHDPRGQIVFVEDATIAVRDGFITSVAPGAHDPGGSPTSTPASTPAFTPTRTTHLDGRGTLALPGLINCHTHTPMVALRGLAEDLPAHAWFNDWIWPVESNLTERVVGLGARLACAEMICGGVTTFADHYFAMDEVAAATEESGLRAVLGQAYFSTQGPEGRAASLDFALRQRGAADGRVTTCLAPHAPYTVDEPDLAATAELARRHGLLVHIHAAENREQTDNSLARHGLTPIEILERAGLLDTDVLLAHVTGLDTARDLPVLRRAAERSGRVAVASAPRGYLKFGWDTTPVRALRQAGVPVGLATDGAASNNTLDVWESMTLTALVQKSVERDPTWLTARQALDHATLQSARAVGLGDEIGSLAAGHRADLVLVDMTGPHTQPVHDLAATLVHSARSADVRTTIVAGRVLMRDRELLTLDVPDIVGELSGLLPELVDRSHGKRIQEYEG, from the coding sequence ATGACGCCGCCTCCCGCGCCAGGACCCGCCGGTTTCACCGCGTATGGCCCCGACGGCCCCGACGGCCCCGACGGCCCCGTAGGCCCCGAGAGGCCCGCAGGCCCCAACAGCCACGAAGGCCCCGCCGACCTCGTCATCACCGGCTGCACCGCGCTGACCCACGACCCGCGAGGCCAGATCGTCTTCGTCGAGGACGCGACGATCGCCGTACGGGACGGATTCATCACCTCGGTCGCACCGGGTGCCCACGACCCCGGGGGCAGCCCCACATCCACCCCCGCTTCCACCCCCGCCTTCACCCCCACACGCACCACACACCTCGACGGCCGCGGCACCCTCGCCCTCCCCGGCCTCATCAACTGCCACACCCACACACCGATGGTCGCCCTGCGCGGGCTCGCCGAGGATCTGCCTGCGCACGCGTGGTTCAACGACTGGATCTGGCCCGTCGAGTCCAACCTCACCGAACGCGTCGTCGGGCTCGGCGCGCGGCTCGCCTGCGCCGAGATGATCTGCGGCGGCGTCACCACCTTCGCCGACCACTACTTCGCGATGGACGAGGTCGCCGCCGCCACCGAGGAGAGCGGCCTGCGCGCCGTCCTCGGCCAGGCGTACTTCAGCACGCAGGGCCCCGAAGGACGCGCCGCCTCCCTCGACTTCGCGCTCCGGCAGCGTGGCGCGGCCGACGGGCGCGTCACCACGTGCCTCGCCCCGCACGCCCCGTACACCGTCGACGAGCCCGACCTCGCCGCGACCGCCGAACTCGCCCGGCGGCACGGCCTCCTCGTCCACATCCACGCCGCCGAGAACCGCGAACAGACCGACAACAGCCTGGCCCGCCACGGCCTTACCCCCATCGAGATCCTGGAACGGGCCGGGCTCCTCGACACCGACGTGCTCCTCGCCCATGTCACCGGTCTCGACACCGCCCGCGACCTGCCCGTCCTGCGCCGGGCAGCGGAGCGCTCCGGCCGTGTCGCCGTCGCCTCCGCGCCCCGCGGCTACCTGAAGTTCGGCTGGGACACGACACCCGTACGGGCTCTGCGTCAGGCGGGCGTCCCGGTCGGCCTGGCCACCGACGGCGCCGCGTCCAACAACACGCTCGACGTGTGGGAGTCCATGACGCTCACCGCGCTCGTCCAGAAGTCCGTGGAGCGCGACCCCACCTGGCTCACCGCCCGCCAGGCGCTGGACCACGCCACCCTGCAGAGCGCGCGGGCCGTCGGGCTGGGGGACGAGATCGGCAGCCTCGCCGCCGGGCACCGGGCCGACCTTGTCCTCGTCGACATGACGGGCCCGCACACCCAGCCCGTGCACGACCTCGCGGCCACCCTCGTGCACAGCGCGCGTTCCGCCGACGTACGCACGACGATCGTTGCCGGACGAGTCCTGATGCGCGACCGCGAGCTGCTGACCCTCGATGTGCCGGACATCGTCGGCGAGTTGAGCGGACTGCTGCCCGAGCTCGTCGACCGCAGCCATGGGAAGCGGATCCAGGAGTACGAAGGGTAG
- a CDS encoding DUF3574 domain-containing protein translates to MALTLPRLSGTRLAVAAAATAVLAVGAPAAYASLDDETKPTSSSASSTTVSSTTASSSAAASTVARGKPFTETRLFFGTERPDGGPAVTDKQFMAFIDEEVTPGFPDGLTIQNGRGQWRDSNGRIERERSYELILLYPTTEARGRDVQIEEIRSDYEKKFGQDSVARLDERTRVDF, encoded by the coding sequence ATGGCCCTCACCCTCCCCCGCCTCTCCGGTACCCGCCTCGCCGTGGCCGCCGCGGCGACCGCCGTGCTGGCCGTCGGCGCTCCGGCCGCCTACGCCTCGCTGGACGACGAAACGAAGCCCACGTCTTCCTCTGCCTCGTCGACAACCGTCTCGTCGACAACCGCCTCGTCGTCTGCCGCCGCGTCGACCGTCGCCCGGGGCAAGCCCTTCACCGAGACGCGGCTCTTCTTCGGTACGGAACGTCCCGACGGCGGACCCGCCGTGACGGACAAGCAGTTCATGGCCTTCATCGACGAGGAGGTCACGCCGGGCTTCCCCGACGGGCTGACCATCCAGAACGGGCGGGGGCAGTGGCGCGACTCCAACGGCAGGATCGAGCGGGAGCGTTCGTACGAGCTGATCCTGCTGTACCCGACGACCGAGGCGCGCGGGCGGGACGTCCAGATCGAGGAGATCCGCAGCGACTACGAGAAGAAGTTCGGGCAGGACTCGGTGGCGCGGCTCGACGAGCGGACCCGAGTGGACTTCTGA
- a CDS encoding 2'-5' RNA ligase family protein — protein MSTETREHAEEAGATDSHGWPDLPGDTALTIRVPEANPLVRAGFPAHVTVLYPFLNESRLTPSAHADLTDLFAAHPAFTLTFDAFRRYPGVLYLAPTPETPVRALTRSLTTRWPEALPYRGIFTPPLAPHLTLANDEGPDTCEAAYDALQSQLAPCLPLTSHVTTVHLIVTDGPGKGWRDLRTYRLGAGRVPPPRDTDRGPKRP, from the coding sequence GTGAGCACGGAGACACGCGAACACGCGGAGGAAGCCGGGGCGACGGACTCGCACGGCTGGCCCGACCTCCCCGGCGACACGGCCCTGACGATCCGCGTCCCCGAGGCGAACCCCTTGGTGCGGGCCGGTTTCCCCGCCCACGTGACCGTGCTCTACCCGTTCCTCAACGAGTCCCGCCTGACCCCGAGCGCCCACGCAGACCTGACGGACCTCTTCGCCGCGCATCCCGCGTTCACCCTCACGTTCGACGCATTCCGCCGCTACCCGGGAGTCCTGTACCTCGCACCGACCCCCGAGACCCCCGTGCGTGCCCTCACTCGTTCCCTCACCACCCGCTGGCCGGAAGCGCTCCCCTACCGCGGCATCTTCACCCCGCCCCTGGCCCCCCACCTCACCCTGGCGAACGACGAGGGCCCCGACACCTGCGAGGCGGCCTACGACGCCCTGCAGTCCCAACTCGCCCCATGTCTCCCCCTGACCAGCCACGTGACCACCGTCCACCTGATCGTGACGGACGGCCCGGGGAAGGGCTGGCGGGACCTCAGGACATACCGGCTGGGGGCGGGGCGGGTGCCACCCCCGCGTGACACCGACAGGGGGCCAAAAAGGCCATAA
- a CDS encoding endonuclease/exonuclease/phosphatase family protein, which translates to MIIGTWNLENLYRPGGQFGPKDKAAYEAKLASLAATITSLRPSVLGVQEVGDPAALEDLAGLLEGTWHVTLSQHADDRGIRVGFLTSLPVFVVADEVGFPEPVRPVQVDDSGRTTTRAGRGVLAVTVSTRAFFFDAVVCHLKSKLLSYPGGRFFPHNEGERARYGAYALYRRSAEATAVRAVADQRLRGDGREHGVAVLGDLNDEVGAATTQILLGPPGSEIGTPGFDRPDKGDATRLWNVAPLIPADQRFSRIHAGRRELIDHVLVSRGLMDQVRGAGTGAPGAAASALPSVEDGDPAVRREAAGSDHAPVWIRIQP; encoded by the coding sequence ATGATCATCGGCACGTGGAACCTGGAGAACCTCTACCGCCCCGGCGGACAGTTCGGCCCCAAGGACAAGGCCGCGTACGAGGCGAAGCTGGCCTCGCTCGCGGCGACGATCACCTCACTGCGGCCGAGCGTCCTCGGGGTGCAGGAGGTCGGCGACCCGGCGGCGCTGGAGGATCTGGCGGGTCTCCTCGAGGGCACCTGGCACGTCACGCTCTCGCAGCACGCCGACGACCGGGGCATACGGGTCGGCTTCCTCACCAGCCTCCCCGTCTTCGTCGTCGCCGACGAGGTCGGGTTCCCCGAGCCGGTGCGGCCGGTGCAGGTCGACGACTCGGGCCGGACGACAACGCGGGCCGGACGGGGCGTCCTGGCGGTGACGGTGTCGACGCGGGCGTTCTTCTTCGACGCGGTGGTCTGCCACCTCAAGTCGAAGCTGCTGTCGTACCCCGGCGGGCGCTTCTTCCCGCACAACGAGGGCGAACGCGCGCGGTACGGCGCGTACGCCCTGTACCGCCGCTCGGCCGAGGCGACGGCGGTACGTGCCGTCGCCGACCAGCGGCTGCGGGGCGACGGCCGGGAGCACGGGGTCGCCGTGCTCGGGGACCTCAACGACGAGGTCGGGGCCGCGACGACGCAGATCCTGCTCGGCCCGCCCGGCTCCGAGATCGGCACGCCCGGCTTCGACCGCCCGGACAAGGGCGACGCGACGCGGCTGTGGAACGTCGCGCCCTTGATCCCGGCCGATCAGCGCTTCTCCCGCATCCACGCGGGCCGCCGCGAACTCATCGACCACGTGCTGGTGAGCCGCGGGCTGATGGACCAGGTCCGCGGCGCGGGCACGGGCGCTCCGGGCGCCGCGGCGAGTGCGCTGCCGTCGGTGGAGGACGGGGACCCGGCGGTTCGGAGGGAGGCGGCGGGGTCGGACCACGCGCCGGTGTGGATACGGATCCAGCCGTAG
- a CDS encoding FABP family protein — translation MFDPAPEHRSASPSPYPYAESHSGDTEAGQAPAPHALLVPVLGLLGRWRGRGRGEYPTLSADFTYAQEVTFSHDGRPFLRYEARAWLLDADDAPLRPAARESGWWRLQPDGRVEALVTQPTGIAEIAVGHAVDGTVDLSTHGVALTPTAKDVTATRRRYTLTGDDTLTFTHDMAAVDQPMQHHLSARLRRTR, via the coding sequence GTGTTCGATCCCGCGCCGGAGCACCGGTCCGCGTCCCCCTCTCCCTACCCGTACGCCGAGAGCCACAGCGGCGACACCGAAGCGGGGCAGGCGCCCGCCCCGCACGCCCTCCTCGTACCCGTGCTCGGGCTGCTCGGCCGGTGGCGCGGCCGGGGCCGGGGCGAGTACCCGACGCTGTCCGCGGACTTCACGTACGCCCAGGAGGTGACGTTCAGCCACGACGGCCGGCCCTTCCTCCGTTACGAGGCCAGGGCCTGGCTGCTCGACGCCGACGACGCCCCGCTGCGGCCAGCGGCGCGCGAAAGCGGCTGGTGGCGGCTGCAGCCCGACGGCCGCGTGGAGGCGCTGGTCACCCAGCCCACCGGCATCGCGGAGATCGCGGTCGGCCACGCGGTCGACGGCACGGTCGACCTCTCCACCCATGGCGTGGCGCTCACCCCCACCGCCAAGGACGTCACGGCGACCCGCCGCCGCTACACGCTGACCGGCGACGACACGCTGACCTTCACCCACGACATGGCGGCGGTGGACCAGCCGATGCAGCACCACCTCTCGGCACGCCTGCGCCGCACGCGGTGA
- a CDS encoding DUF4291 domain-containing protein: MNHRIRALHTDTTITVYQAYAPELGVPAARTGRFPAAWKRDRMTWIKPSFLWMMYRCGWATKEGQQTVLALEITREGFDWALRHACLSHYVRGLHADRDTWKRALRRSPARVQWDPERDLHLDTLPYRSLQLGLSGEASRSFADEWTVSITDVTDRAREIHGLVRDGDEESAARLLPEERPYPAGDDLLSHLRP; encoded by the coding sequence ATGAACCACCGGATACGGGCCCTGCACACCGACACGACCATCACCGTCTACCAGGCGTACGCCCCGGAACTCGGCGTCCCCGCGGCCCGCACCGGGCGGTTTCCCGCCGCCTGGAAGCGGGACCGGATGACGTGGATCAAGCCGTCCTTTCTGTGGATGATGTACCGCTGCGGGTGGGCCACCAAAGAGGGCCAGCAGACGGTCCTTGCCCTTGAGATCACCCGTGAGGGCTTCGACTGGGCGCTGCGCCACGCGTGCCTCTCGCACTACGTGCGTGGCCTCCACGCCGACCGCGACACGTGGAAGCGCGCATTGCGACGCTCTCCCGCTCGCGTCCAGTGGGACCCGGAACGCGACCTCCACCTCGACACGCTCCCCTACCGGAGCCTCCAGTTGGGGCTCTCCGGCGAGGCGTCCCGCTCTTTCGCGGACGAATGGACGGTCTCGATCACCGACGTCACCGACCGCGCCCGGGAGATCCACGGACTCGTGCGGGACGGGGACGAGGAGTCGGCGGCGCGGCTGCTGCCGGAAGAGCGCCCGTACCCGGCGGGCGACGACCTCTTGTCCCACCTCCGGCCCTGA